In one Gemmatimonadales bacterium genomic region, the following are encoded:
- a CDS encoding HD domain-containing protein, which produces MSRRTGPRPREGAELEVIRDPLWDNIRLDRPALLALDTPTVQRLRYVRQVGHAFLVYPGATHTRFEHALGAYHLTRRALASLEEHGELDLVAQEDCLAVRLAALLHDIGHYPFSHALEEAGFPSHETLGVAKLRQGELGQVLTEIGGRGFADRVGDLIAGRSASPLQGLISGSLDLDKIDYLSRDARMCGVPYGTVDVDRLLATLTLVETGPGRHQVGVQEKGLSALESLLFAKYQMYRNVYWHHAVRAATCMFKRAVRAAVARGSLSAESIAEATDDGLMELLISRDGNPLALAIRARRLHKRALDLPASDVSPEAQPWVADDPALLERVEDALARQVGLEEGELLLDFPVRSSMLGVDLPLRTRSGAVERLTDEGRAGQLGLPRVADELYRTARRLRVFVARTPARPLTGLLELITWPAAEVERALAGEAILI; this is translated from the coding sequence GTGAGCCGCCGGACGGGGCCGCGGCCCCGGGAGGGCGCGGAGCTGGAGGTCATCCGCGACCCTCTGTGGGACAACATCCGGCTGGATCGCCCCGCCCTCCTCGCGCTGGATACGCCGACGGTTCAGCGCCTCCGCTACGTGCGACAGGTGGGACATGCCTTCCTGGTGTATCCCGGCGCCACCCACACCCGATTCGAGCACGCGCTCGGCGCGTATCATCTGACTCGCCGGGCGCTGGCCAGCCTGGAAGAGCACGGCGAGCTCGACCTGGTGGCCCAGGAGGATTGCCTCGCCGTGCGCCTGGCGGCGCTGCTACACGACATCGGCCATTACCCGTTCAGCCACGCGCTGGAGGAGGCGGGCTTTCCCTCCCACGAGACGCTCGGCGTGGCCAAGCTCAGGCAGGGGGAGCTGGGCCAGGTCCTGACCGAGATCGGCGGCCGCGGATTTGCCGACCGGGTGGGGGATCTCATCGCCGGCAGGAGCGCGAGCCCGCTACAGGGATTGATCTCCGGCTCGCTGGATCTCGATAAGATCGACTACCTGAGCCGCGACGCCAGGATGTGCGGCGTCCCCTATGGGACGGTCGACGTCGATCGCCTGCTGGCGACGCTGACGCTGGTCGAGACCGGACCCGGGCGGCACCAGGTGGGTGTCCAGGAGAAGGGCCTGAGCGCGCTCGAGTCGCTCCTGTTCGCCAAGTACCAGATGTATCGCAACGTGTACTGGCACCACGCGGTGCGGGCGGCCACCTGCATGTTCAAGCGGGCGGTGCGAGCCGCCGTGGCGCGGGGAAGCCTCTCGGCGGAGTCGATCGCGGAGGCCACCGACGACGGGCTGATGGAGCTGCTGATCAGCCGGGACGGCAACCCGCTGGCGCTCGCCATCCGGGCCAGGCGCCTCCACAAGCGCGCGCTCGACCTGCCTGCCAGCGATGTCTCTCCCGAGGCACAGCCGTGGGTCGCGGACGATCCGGCGCTGCTGGAACGGGTGGAGGACGCGCTCGCCCGGCAGGTCGGGCTCGAGGAGGGGGAGTTGCTGCTGGATTTTCCGGTGCGGTCGTCGATGCTGGGAGTGGATCTACCGCTCCGGACCCGGAGTGGCGCGGTGGAGCGGCTGACCGATGAGGGGCGCGCCGGCCAGCTGGGCCTGCCCCGGGTGGCCGACGAGCTCTACCGCACCGCGCGGCGTCTCCGGGTGTTCGTCGCGCGGACGCCGGCTCGCCCGCTCACCGGGCTGCTGGAGCTGATCACCTGGCCGGCGGCCGAAGTGGAGCGCGCGTTGGCCGGCGAAGCGATCCTTATCTAG
- a CDS encoding DUF411 domain-containing protein, translating to MITRRTFVGQAAGVVLASLGGRALLAEARNDLATPIVVYKSASCGCCAKWVDHLRATGFTPTVHDEADMDSVKDRLGVPKDVRSCHTAVLGRYLIEGHVPAADLRSLLARHPAIAGLAVPGMPGGTPGMASPGAPAEPYEVLAFQLDGKTQSYARH from the coding sequence ATGATCACACGTCGCACATTCGTGGGGCAGGCGGCCGGAGTGGTGCTCGCATCGCTGGGCGGTCGCGCGCTGCTGGCGGAGGCCCGGAACGATCTGGCAACGCCGATCGTGGTCTACAAGAGCGCCAGTTGCGGCTGTTGCGCCAAGTGGGTGGACCACCTCCGGGCCACCGGGTTCACCCCGACCGTCCACGACGAAGCAGACATGGATTCGGTCAAGGACCGGCTTGGGGTGCCCAAAGACGTCCGCTCCTGTCACACGGCCGTGCTGGGCCGGTACCTGATAGAAGGCCACGTGCCCGCCGCCGACCTCCGATCCTTGCTCGCGAGACACCCCGCGATCGCGGGACTCGCGGTGCCGGGAATGCCGGGCGGCACACCAGGGATGGCCTCCCCCGGCGCGCCGGCCGAGCCGTACGAAGTGCTTGCCTTCCAGCTCGATGGGAAGACCCAGAGCTACGCGAGGCACTGA